One Cyanobacterium sp. T60_A2020_053 genomic window, ATTCGGCGAAACAAATTATTAAAGCGGTAAAAGATGAAAAAATCAAACGTAATCCTGAGTTTGAGAATTATTACGCCACTTGTTTAAGGGATTTGGTTGATTTATTGCGCTATTCGGCGGCGGCGCTGTTGTTTGATGATATGGAGCGTTTCCGCACTAATATGCTGTTATGGTTTCAAACTATCTCCCAAGCCTTCAAGTTTGAGGGTGATAATCAGGATACTTACGATGCTTTATTAAAAGTGATTCCTCAGTTTTTGACTCCTGAAGAAGCTAAGTTGGCAATTCCTATTTTTGAGCTTAATTGCGCGGTTTTGGTTTAGTCACAAGGTTAACCCCCCTCATTCCCCCCTTTTTAAGGGGGGAGGAAAATGTCATTTTTGATTATTAGTTATTAAGAGGTTTAAAAAAGTTATGGAAAAACAAGCTGATGTATTGGGTTATGTAGGTTTAGGTGTGACGACGGTGGGCGCTGTGGTTTCTGCTGTCATGGGCAATGTTGTGCCGTTGTCGGTGGGCGCTACTATTGGGGTTGGTTGTAATGTTTTTAGTCGTAAACAATATCATGAGACTTTGGTTGATAGTTTTAACCGTCAAGAAAAAACTATTGACGATTTGATGGCTAAATTGGAAGAAAATCATCAAGAGTTGAGTAATAGTTTGGTTAGTTTTAAAGCTGATTTTGGTAATCAATTAGATAATGCTAAAACTAAACTTAATGATAGTATTATCGATGTCAATGATAAGTTATCGGCGGAGGTGGGGCGTATAGATGCTCAAGCAAAAAGTATTAATGAAGTTGTTAATAATTTACAACAGGTAGAAAATCTCTCTCAAGAGTTACGGGTTAAGCCTGAATCTGCGTCATTTTTGTTTGCAAGGGCAAATAGTCATTATCGTTTGGGT contains:
- a CDS encoding tetratricopeptide repeat protein — its product is MEKQADVLGYVGLGVTTVGAVVSAVMGNVVPLSVGATIGVGCNVFSRKQYHETLVDSFNRQEKTIDDLMAKLEENHQELSNSLVSFKADFGNQLDNAKTKLNDSIIDVNDKLSAEVGRIDAQAKSINEVVNNLQQVENLSQELRVKPESASFLFARANSHYRLGNLAGAIADYTEAINKDPRYAEAYHKRGILYLETGTKQKAVDDLRKASLLYFEKGEIDSYRQAREMSRNIHQLHSNGNGVHQEMVVGVELFAN